One window from the genome of Triticum urartu cultivar G1812 unplaced genomic scaffold, Tu2.1 TuUngrouped_contig_2506, whole genome shotgun sequence encodes:
- the LOC125526995 gene encoding uncharacterized protein LOC125526995, with protein MGASGSKNLDPKEWKTLTLYILTNLQEVRPYIDEFIAQFSNGGVGRDSLEEYELLAGEGDGNYGFISWFREKGTSILDKELKQVANGFDYKDFYRCEDGKLEEARAVVNKHCPKLVHNLMHEARPLAVRKYMATQGYKSLDKKAGRRLRLEKDKYMEVTPRWCVDKGECWERIVDYWCSKEYRAKNKDYRNRRAAMLDPPHHQGNLNVMEFGERWASHHNAPLPNLFVSYALAHKAPYRTATPYDENDTASAYSSKTAYDRMEKFKGMAKELKGCHILTSPCIRVLHHV; from the exons ATGGGTGCTTCTGGTTCAAAGAATTTGGATCCGAAAGAGTGGAAAACGCTTACGTTGTATATCCTCACCAACCTTcaagaagtgcggccgtacattgA TGAATTCATTGCCCAATTCTCGAATGGAGGGGTCGGACGTGATTCactcgaagagtatgagcttcttgCTGGTGAAGGAGACGGCAATTATGGTTTCATTTCTTGGTTCAGAGAAAAG GGTACGTCAATATTGGACAAAGAGTTGAAACAAGTTGCTAATGGGTTTGACTATAAG GATTTCTATAGATGCGAGGATGGAAAGTTGGAGGAGGCACGAGCAGTTGTCAACAAACATTGCCCGAAGCTTGTGCATAATCTGATGCATGAGGCGCGCCCTTTAGCCGTCCGCAAATATATGGCAACTCAAGGCTATAAGAGTCTTGATAAGAAAGCCGGTAGGAGACTCCGTCTTGAGAAGGACAAGTACATGGAG GTTACTCCGAGATGGTGCGTCGATAAGGGGGAGTGTTGGGAGCGGATCGTGGACTATTGGTGTTCCAAAGAGTACAGGGCGAAAAACAAAGATTATAGAAATCGGCGAGCCGCAATGCTGGATCCACCACATCATCAAGGCAACTTGAACGTTATGGAGTTCGGTGAACGTTGG GCGTCTCACCATAATGCTCCACTGCCCAACCTTTTCGTCTCGTATGCTTTGGCCCATAAGGCACCGTACAGAACAGCCACGCCTTACGATGAGAATGACACAGCGTCCGCGTACTCCAGCAAGACCGCCTACGATCGGATGGAGAAATTTAAAGGGATGGCAAAAGAGTTGAAAGGGTGTCACATCCTAACTagtccatgcattagagtgttgcatcatgtctaa